A part of Planococcus sp. MB-3u-03 genomic DNA contains:
- a CDS encoding ATP-dependent DNA helicase — MRQALPFPLSKDNTFFDSLNDWIGDIFYDILPEKGYELRDEQIFMSFQLEKALKERQVLFAEAGVGTGKTMAYLLPAIAYARYTGKPALISCADEALIEQLVKKGGDIDRLDELFNLNLDVRLAKSRDQYLCLQRFEGAKKRSEADFLDHIEETLPEFVNKTYSMQQMYPYGERSSYPELTDDQWQQVNYHPIQNCNACDMRNKCGLTLHRNHYREATDLVICSHDFLMEHIWTKENRKHEGQAPLLPEVSQIVLDEGHLLEFAAQRALTYEVQESSLYDVTEKVMVDGVREKTLGLIERTIDLHTEFFRVLRSNLIPSEEDRKAIQEDPLLKRIGTELIRTVDSLLEEFVFEGELFSIPEYELNLAEEYFEQYNFSMGLFVENGDAISWLEEKDEIETLVIMPRLVTDILDEKLFDGKLPIVFSSATLSVAKDFTYLADTLGIDNFESFSVPSPFEYEEVMEIFKHPVAQEAKAPKVLELAAEGGQTLVLFKSKAAMQSFKRAVPKDSLLAIEFEGDRELSSVVRDFQEGKFQVLCSHHLWEGMDLPGDALTKVIIVDLPMPPSDPVFDAKRKFSEHPLEEIDLPFMQLRLQQGVGRLIRSSSDHGEIHLLLTEEELRIEHLWQTVLPVPAKNR, encoded by the coding sequence ATGAGACAAGCATTGCCATTTCCGTTATCCAAAGATAATACGTTCTTTGACTCATTGAACGACTGGATCGGGGATATCTTCTACGATATTCTGCCTGAAAAAGGGTATGAACTTCGCGATGAACAGATTTTCATGTCGTTTCAATTGGAAAAAGCGCTGAAAGAACGACAAGTGCTATTTGCAGAAGCCGGCGTAGGAACAGGCAAGACGATGGCGTATTTATTGCCAGCGATTGCGTACGCCCGCTATACAGGCAAGCCGGCACTCATTTCTTGTGCAGACGAGGCATTGATCGAGCAATTGGTGAAAAAAGGCGGGGATATCGACCGCCTGGATGAGTTATTCAATTTGAATCTGGACGTTCGCCTTGCGAAATCGCGCGACCAGTATTTATGCTTGCAGCGCTTTGAAGGGGCGAAAAAACGCAGCGAAGCGGATTTCCTCGACCATATCGAAGAGACGCTCCCTGAATTTGTCAACAAAACCTATTCGATGCAGCAAATGTATCCTTATGGTGAACGCTCAAGCTATCCGGAATTGACGGATGACCAGTGGCAGCAAGTCAATTACCATCCGATCCAAAACTGCAACGCTTGCGATATGCGCAATAAATGCGGATTGACCTTGCATCGCAACCATTACCGGGAAGCGACCGACCTCGTCATCTGTTCACATGATTTCCTGATGGAGCATATTTGGACAAAAGAAAACCGCAAGCACGAAGGCCAGGCGCCATTGCTTCCGGAAGTTTCACAAATCGTACTCGATGAAGGCCACTTACTGGAATTCGCGGCACAGCGCGCGCTTACTTATGAAGTACAGGAAAGCTCGCTTTATGACGTGACGGAAAAAGTCATGGTCGACGGGGTTCGCGAAAAGACGCTCGGACTCATTGAACGGACCATCGATTTGCATACTGAGTTTTTCCGTGTGCTGCGCAGCAATTTGATCCCGAGCGAAGAAGACCGCAAAGCGATCCAGGAAGACCCGCTATTGAAACGCATCGGGACGGAATTGATCCGCACCGTTGACAGCCTGTTGGAAGAATTCGTCTTCGAAGGGGAATTGTTCAGCATTCCGGAATATGAACTCAACTTGGCCGAGGAGTATTTTGAGCAGTATAACTTCTCGATGGGCTTGTTTGTCGAAAACGGCGACGCGATCAGCTGGCTTGAAGAAAAAGATGAAATTGAAACTTTGGTTATCATGCCACGGCTGGTGACGGATATTCTCGATGAGAAATTATTCGATGGCAAACTGCCGATTGTCTTTTCTTCCGCCACATTGTCCGTCGCAAAAGATTTCACTTATTTGGCGGATACGTTGGGGATCGACAATTTCGAATCGTTCTCAGTGCCGTCTCCGTTTGAATACGAAGAAGTGATGGAGATCTTCAAGCATCCCGTCGCACAGGAAGCAAAAGCGCCAAAAGTACTGGAACTGGCAGCGGAAGGCGGACAAACTTTAGTATTGTTCAAATCAAAAGCCGCCATGCAATCCTTCAAGCGCGCAGTGCCGAAAGATTCTCTGCTTGCCATCGAGTTTGAAGGCGACCGCGAGCTATCATCTGTCGTGCGCGATTTCCAGGAAGGCAAATTCCAAGTGCTGTGTTCCCATCATCTATGGGAAGGGATGGATTTGCCTGGCGATGCCTTGACCAAAGTCATCATCGTCGACTTGCCGATGCCGCCGAGCGATCCGGTATTCGACGCGAAACGCAAATTCAGCGAACATCCGCTAGAAGAGATCGACTTGCCGTTTATGCAGCTGCGCTTGCAGCAAGGCGTCGGACGACTTATCCGTTCTTCTTCCGATCATGGCGAAATCCATTTGCTGTTGACCGAAGAGGAATTGCGCATTGAACATCTCTGGCAGACTGTCTTGCCGGTGCCGGCGAAAAATCGCTGA
- a CDS encoding THUMP domain-containing class I SAM-dependent RNA methyltransferase: MTSYKLLATAAMGLESIVANEVKELGYETTTDNGKVFFEGTARDIAKTNLWLRTADRVKLIAGEFEATTFDDLFEQTKAIEWEKYLPVDAEFPVQGKSVKSKLHSVPTCQSIVKKAIVERMKKAYHRNAFLDESGPRFKIEVSILKDKVQLSIDTSGAGLHKRGYRVGQGEAPLKETLAAALVKLSRWSPDRPFVDPFCGSGTIVIEAAMIGQNIAPGYNREFDSEQWPWIGSKIWDEVRAEAEEQADYDQPLNILGTDIDHRMIQIAEENVIEAGFAGIVRLQQRQVTDFTTTEENGVVIGNPPYGERIGEVEVIEEMIGDMGQMFSQYPTWSVYMLSSMEGFEKLYGQKATKKRKLYNGFIRTDLFQFWGERPKNK; the protein is encoded by the coding sequence ATGACTAGCTATAAATTACTGGCCACTGCGGCAATGGGGCTGGAATCCATCGTGGCGAACGAAGTAAAAGAACTTGGATACGAAACGACGACAGACAATGGAAAAGTGTTTTTTGAAGGCACTGCACGGGATATCGCGAAAACGAATCTTTGGCTGCGCACCGCCGACCGTGTAAAATTGATAGCCGGCGAATTCGAAGCAACGACTTTCGATGACTTGTTCGAACAGACAAAAGCGATCGAATGGGAAAAATACCTGCCAGTCGATGCCGAATTCCCGGTACAAGGGAAATCGGTCAAATCGAAACTCCATAGCGTGCCGACTTGCCAGTCGATCGTCAAAAAAGCAATTGTCGAACGCATGAAAAAAGCATATCACCGAAATGCCTTTTTGGACGAATCGGGACCGCGCTTTAAAATCGAAGTGTCGATTCTGAAAGACAAAGTGCAATTATCGATTGACACAAGTGGAGCAGGACTCCATAAACGCGGATACCGCGTTGGGCAAGGCGAAGCGCCGCTCAAAGAAACTTTGGCAGCAGCGCTCGTCAAACTGTCACGTTGGTCACCGGATCGCCCGTTCGTCGACCCGTTCTGCGGTTCAGGGACGATCGTCATCGAAGCGGCAATGATCGGCCAGAACATCGCGCCGGGCTATAACCGGGAATTCGATAGCGAACAATGGCCATGGATCGGTTCCAAGATCTGGGATGAAGTACGCGCTGAAGCGGAAGAACAAGCGGATTACGACCAGCCGCTCAATATTCTCGGCACGGACATCGACCATCGGATGATCCAAATCGCCGAAGAAAACGTCATTGAAGCGGGATTTGCAGGAATCGTCCGCTTGCAGCAGCGTCAAGTGACAGATTTCACGACGACAGAAGAGAACGGTGTCGTCATCGGAAACCCGCCATACGGCGAGCGGATCGGTGAAGTGGAAGTCATCGAAGAAATGATCGGTGATATGGGGCAAATGTTCTCGCAATACCCGACATGGTCAGTTTATATGCTGTCTTCAATGGAAGGCTTTGAAAAACTTTACGGCCAAAAAGCGACGAAAAAACGTAAATTATATAATGGCTTTATCCGCACGGACCTGTTCCAATTCTGGGGAGAACGTCCAAAAAATAAATGA
- the gpsB gene encoding cell division regulator GpsB, with protein MDIKYAAKDILEKDFKTAMRGYNQDEVDHFLDEIIQDYELYNKKIEQLQNENRRLRAELEESPKKQATPAPGTTNFDILRRLSHLENHVFGNKLDNR; from the coding sequence ATGGATATTAAATATGCAGCAAAAGACATTCTAGAAAAAGACTTTAAAACAGCCATGCGCGGCTACAACCAGGACGAAGTGGATCATTTCCTGGATGAAATCATTCAAGACTATGAATTGTACAACAAAAAAATCGAACAATTGCAAAACGAAAACCGCCGATTGCGCGCGGAGCTGGAGGAATCGCCAAAAAAGCAAGCAACTCCCGCGCCTGGAACGACCAATTTTGATATTTTGCGCAGATTGTCCCATCTGGAAAATCACGTATTCGGCAATAAGCTCGACAATAGATAA
- a CDS encoding ribonuclease H-like domain-containing protein yields the protein MSFENKLMQMKGMLNKKPAARKAQTAPVRPPHETQWKEIGLTLKENKFGFVFEKKIEYPLDYLHGNVVLGELDRVLEAWQNTDYDHPFKLSEEAPLVFSIRKRQVLGTGAYIFLLGVLERKQGGFEMTQWIMPDPSQEAAFLYESNLWQAQDSVIFSYNGKSFDWPQLHSRWTMHRGALPKLPDPKQIDLFHGTKRIWKNELQRLKLSVIEEEKLGFARSGDVPGYLIPAIYLDAVKSGFPEGLAKVLYHNELDILSLVSLYIRSSDLLIEDLSSESSGAYTNIGKWYADLKQFDQSAAYLEHVTLERGDAGALARFLLAVQKKRKGEFAEALQLFKEAAPHLRGPVEVEAWVHLAKLHEHQFKDPAQALVMTGFAKEAASHTKVRKSILDDLAKRELRLEEKKRKKAAESTVHRTR from the coding sequence ATGTCTTTTGAAAACAAACTGATGCAGATGAAAGGCATGCTGAACAAAAAACCGGCCGCCCGCAAAGCGCAAACCGCTCCTGTACGGCCGCCTCACGAAACGCAATGGAAGGAAATCGGCCTGACCTTAAAGGAAAATAAATTCGGTTTTGTCTTCGAGAAGAAAATCGAGTATCCGCTTGATTACCTCCATGGCAATGTCGTGTTGGGCGAACTCGACCGTGTGCTTGAAGCATGGCAGAACACCGATTACGACCATCCGTTCAAACTATCGGAAGAAGCCCCTTTGGTGTTTTCGATACGGAAACGACAGGTCTTGGGGACAGGAGCATATATTTTCCTGCTCGGTGTGTTGGAAAGGAAACAAGGCGGTTTTGAAATGACCCAATGGATCATGCCGGATCCTTCGCAGGAAGCGGCGTTTCTCTATGAGTCGAATTTATGGCAGGCACAGGACTCGGTCATTTTCTCCTATAATGGCAAAAGCTTCGACTGGCCGCAGCTTCATTCGCGCTGGACGATGCACCGTGGGGCCTTGCCGAAACTGCCGGACCCGAAGCAAATCGATTTATTCCACGGCACGAAACGGATCTGGAAAAACGAATTGCAGCGGCTCAAGCTTAGCGTCATCGAAGAAGAAAAGCTCGGCTTTGCCCGCAGCGGAGACGTGCCCGGGTACTTGATCCCCGCGATTTATCTCGATGCGGTCAAAAGCGGATTTCCGGAGGGCTTGGCGAAAGTGCTGTACCATAATGAACTGGACATCCTGTCGCTCGTGTCGCTGTATATCCGTTCATCGGATTTGCTGATAGAGGATCTTTCGAGCGAATCGAGCGGCGCCTATACGAATATCGGCAAATGGTATGCAGACTTGAAGCAATTCGACCAAAGCGCCGCTTATCTCGAGCATGTCACGCTTGAGCGCGGAGACGCCGGAGCGCTTGCCCGCTTTTTGCTGGCAGTCCAAAAAAAACGCAAAGGCGAATTTGCGGAAGCGCTTCAATTATTCAAAGAAGCAGCGCCTCATTTGCGCGGCCCGGTGGAAGTGGAGGCATGGGTTCATCTAGCGAAACTTCATGAACATCAATTCAAAGATCCGGCACAGGCGCTCGTCATGACCGGCTTTGCAAAAGAAGCAGCCAGCCATACGAAAGTCAGAAAGTCGATATTGGATGACTTGGCCAAGCGTGAATTGCGGCTCGAGGAGAAAAAACGAAAAAAAGCCGCCGAATCTACGGTTCACAGAACACGATAA
- a CDS encoding DUF1798 family protein, translated as MQILIFQDVKPYADEWHAAIDEWKDASLMFIRNERPKYVHKLQIDNAAEGMGQVFVQSFYKDTSKTFCPDDTSGSVHDTDLAYSDR; from the coding sequence ATGCAGATCCTGATTTTTCAAGATGTAAAACCGTATGCCGATGAATGGCATGCTGCCATAGATGAATGGAAAGATGCTTCGCTTATGTTTATCCGGAACGAACGGCCGAAATACGTCCATAAGCTGCAAATCGACAATGCGGCAGAAGGCATGGGGCAAGTATTCGTCCAAAGTTTCTATAAAGATACGAGCAAAACGTTTTGTCCAGACGATACAAGCGGCTCAGTACACGATACAGACCTTGCTTACAGCGATAGATGA